One window of Flavobacterium dauae genomic DNA carries:
- a CDS encoding CoA-binding protein, with protein MKDTTLVMGASENIQRYSNMAIRKLLSHNHKVKAFGIRDGVVEGVQIEKSLIDYDNIDTVTLYLNPANQQPYYNYILSLKPRRVIFNPGTENSELQILLKKNNIEFEEACTLVLLSINQY; from the coding sequence ATGAAAGATACAACGTTAGTAATGGGTGCTTCTGAAAACATACAGAGATACTCTAATATGGCTATCAGAAAATTATTAAGTCATAACCACAAAGTAAAAGCTTTCGGGATTCGCGATGGTGTGGTTGAAGGCGTTCAAATAGAGAAATCTCTTATTGATTATGACAATATTGATACAGTAACGCTTTATTTAAACCCTGCCAATCAACAACCATATTACAATTATATTTTAAGTTTAAAACCAAGAAGGGTTATTTTTAATCCGGGAACAGAGAATTCTGAATTGCAGATTTTATTAAAGAAAAACAATATTGAATTTGAAGAAGCCTGCACATTGGTTTTGTTAAGTATTAATCAGTACTAA
- a CDS encoding prolyl oligopeptidase family serine peptidase: MMKKLVSSIFIASVILSQSVNAQNKTMNYPQTPKKEVVDTYFNTKVADPYRWLEDDRSAETAAWVTAQNNVTFAYLDQIPYRDQLKKQLTEKWNYEKIGAPFVEGDFTYYYKNDGLQNQSVLYRKDKSGKEEIFLDPNTFSKDGTTSLADVSFTEDGSLVAYAISEGGSDWRKIIVLNAKDKSVIGETLIDVKFSGISWYKNEGFYYSSYDKPTGSELSAKTDEHKLYYHKLGTSQKNDRLVFGEKYKRRYVGGYVTNDQKYLVVTAANATSGNELYIQDLTKANSQIQTIVTGFDNDYSIIDSKDGKLYIETNLNAPNKKLMVVKAATLVNKDTWEDLILESDNVLDLSKAGGYFFAHYMKDAVSVVEQFDYTGKFIRKIQLPGLGTASGFGGKKDDKELYYSFTNYITPGTIYKMDIASGKSEIYQQPKVKFNPEDYESKQVFYTSKDGTKVPMMITYKKGTKLDGNNPTMLYAYGGFNISLTPSFSIANAVWLENGGIYAVPNLRGGGEYGKKWHDAGTKLQKQNVFDDFIAAAEYLIKEKYTSSDKLAIRGGSNGGLLVGATMTQRPDLMKVALPAVGVLDMLRYHTFTAGAGWAYDYGTAEDSKEMFNYLKGYSPVHNVKAGVSYPATMVTTGDHDDRVVPAHSFKFVAELQEKNAGNNPMLIRIDVNAGHGAGKSVQQTINENADIQAFTLWNMGVEKL; encoded by the coding sequence ATTATGAAAAAATTAGTCAGTTCTATTTTTATCGCTTCGGTTATACTTTCGCAAAGTGTAAATGCTCAAAATAAAACAATGAATTATCCGCAAACACCAAAAAAAGAAGTTGTAGATACGTACTTTAACACCAAAGTAGCAGATCCGTATCGTTGGTTAGAAGACGATCGTTCTGCCGAAACAGCCGCTTGGGTTACCGCCCAAAACAATGTAACTTTTGCTTATTTAGATCAGATTCCGTACCGCGATCAGTTAAAAAAACAATTGACAGAAAAATGGAACTACGAAAAAATCGGAGCTCCGTTTGTAGAAGGCGATTTTACCTATTATTATAAAAACGATGGATTACAAAATCAGTCGGTTTTGTATCGAAAAGATAAATCGGGTAAAGAAGAAATTTTTTTAGACCCCAATACCTTTTCTAAAGACGGAACCACTTCGTTAGCCGATGTTTCTTTTACAGAAGATGGAAGCTTGGTTGCTTATGCTATATCAGAAGGTGGAAGCGACTGGCGTAAAATCATCGTCTTAAATGCAAAAGATAAATCGGTAATTGGTGAAACCTTAATTGATGTAAAATTTTCAGGAATCAGCTGGTACAAAAACGAAGGCTTCTATTATTCAAGCTACGATAAACCAACTGGATCAGAACTTTCAGCAAAGACTGATGAGCATAAACTGTATTATCATAAATTAGGAACATCGCAAAAAAACGACAGGCTTGTTTTTGGCGAAAAATACAAGCGTCGCTATGTGGGCGGATACGTTACCAACGATCAAAAATATTTGGTGGTAACTGCTGCAAATGCCACATCGGGCAACGAATTGTATATTCAAGATTTAACAAAAGCAAACAGTCAAATTCAGACAATTGTTACGGGGTTCGATAACGATTATTCCATCATTGATTCTAAAGACGGAAAATTGTATATCGAAACAAATTTAAATGCTCCAAATAAAAAATTAATGGTTGTAAAGGCAGCAACATTAGTTAATAAAGATACTTGGGAAGATTTAATTTTAGAAAGCGATAACGTGCTTGATTTATCTAAAGCCGGCGGTTATTTTTTTGCACATTATATGAAAGATGCCGTTTCGGTGGTGGAACAATTTGATTATACAGGAAAATTTATCCGCAAAATTCAGTTGCCGGGTTTAGGAACAGCAAGTGGTTTTGGTGGTAAAAAAGATGATAAGGAGTTGTACTATTCCTTTACCAACTACATCACTCCGGGTACAATTTATAAAATGGATATAGCTTCGGGAAAATCTGAAATATACCAACAGCCAAAAGTAAAATTCAATCCCGAAGATTACGAATCAAAACAGGTTTTCTATACATCAAAAGATGGTACAAAAGTTCCAATGATGATTACTTATAAAAAAGGGACAAAATTAGACGGAAACAACCCAACCATGTTATATGCTTACGGTGGATTCAATATTTCGTTAACGCCAAGTTTTAGTATTGCAAATGCGGTTTGGCTGGAAAACGGAGGGATTTATGCTGTCCCAAATCTGCGTGGTGGTGGCGAATACGGTAAAAAATGGCACGATGCAGGAACAAAACTACAAAAACAAAACGTTTTTGACGATTTCATTGCTGCAGCCGAATATCTGATTAAAGAAAAATACACTTCATCTGATAAATTGGCTATTCGCGGAGGTTCAAACGGCGGATTGTTGGTTGGTGCAACCATGACACAACGTCCCGATTTAATGAAGGTAGCTTTACCAGCCGTTGGCGTGTTGGATATGTTGCGTTACCATACTTTTACCGCGGGTGCAGGCTGGGCGTACGATTATGGAACGGCAGAAGATTCAAAAGAAATGTTTAATTATTTAAAAGGATATTCACCGGTGCATAACGTAAAAGCAGGCGTTTCGTATCCTGCAACAATGGTTACCACAGGCGACCATGACGACCGAGTTGTTCCGGCACACAGTTTTAAATTTGTTGCAGAATTACAAGAGAAAAATGCGGGTAACAATCCAATGTTAATTCGTATTGATGTAAATGCAGGGCACGGTGCAGGAAAATCGGTTCAGCAAACTATTAATGAAAATGCCGATATTCAAGCATTTACCCTTTGGAATATGGGGGTTGAGAAGTTGTAG
- the glmM gene encoding phosphoglucosamine mutase, translating to MTLIKSISGIRGTIGGNVGENLTPIDAVKFASAYGTFLKNSLQKDKLTVVIGRDARISGPMIHQLVMQTLVGLGINIIDLGLSTTPTVEVAVPLEKADGGIILTASHNPKQWNALKLLNNRGEFLSGAEGALILEIAESDSFDFSDVDSLGTITEITDYMDRHIDEVLNLKLVDVEAVKSKKFKVVVDGVNSSGGIVIPDLLKKMGVEVVELYCEPNGHFPHNPEPLKEHLTDICELVVKEKADFGIVVDPDVDRLAFISNNGEMFGEEYTLVAVADYVLSKTPGNTVSNMSSSRALRDVTEKHNGMYEASAVGEVNVVELMKKTNAIIGGEGNGGIIYPEIHYGRDALVGVALFLTHLAKQDLDVASLRASYPHYFMSKNKIELTPEISVDAILEEMQKLYANEKITTIDGVKIDLADSWVHLRKSNTEPIIRIYTEAPTQQQANTLAQTILNEIQEIVKR from the coding sequence ATGACCTTAATAAAATCAATTTCGGGAATTCGCGGTACCATTGGTGGTAACGTGGGCGAAAATTTAACTCCGATCGATGCTGTAAAATTTGCATCGGCTTATGGAACTTTCTTAAAAAACAGCTTACAAAAAGATAAATTAACCGTTGTAATTGGACGTGACGCCCGCATTTCGGGACCAATGATTCATCAATTGGTTATGCAAACATTGGTTGGCTTGGGGATTAATATTATAGATTTAGGATTATCAACCACGCCAACTGTTGAAGTTGCTGTTCCTTTGGAAAAAGCCGATGGTGGAATTATTTTAACGGCTTCACATAACCCAAAACAATGGAATGCACTAAAATTATTGAATAATAGAGGCGAATTTTTAAGCGGAGCCGAAGGTGCTTTGATTTTAGAAATTGCAGAATCAGACAGTTTTGATTTTTCCGATGTTGATTCGTTGGGAACAATTACCGAAATTACCGATTATATGGATCGACATATCGATGAAGTTTTAAACCTAAAACTGGTTGATGTTGAAGCTGTTAAAAGCAAAAAGTTTAAAGTTGTTGTTGATGGTGTAAATTCTTCGGGCGGTATTGTAATTCCTGATTTGTTAAAGAAAATGGGCGTTGAAGTCGTTGAATTGTACTGTGAACCAAACGGACATTTTCCTCACAATCCCGAGCCTTTAAAAGAACATTTAACCGATATCTGCGAATTGGTTGTTAAAGAAAAAGCCGATTTTGGTATTGTGGTTGATCCCGATGTAGATCGTTTGGCGTTTATTAGTAACAACGGCGAAATGTTTGGCGAAGAATATACTTTGGTAGCAGTTGCCGATTATGTTTTGAGTAAAACTCCGGGTAATACAGTCTCAAATATGTCGTCGTCTCGTGCGTTGAGAGATGTTACCGAAAAACACAACGGAATGTACGAAGCATCGGCAGTTGGCGAGGTGAATGTGGTGGAATTAATGAAGAAAACCAACGCCATAATTGGTGGCGAAGGCAACGGAGGAATTATTTATCCTGAAATTCATTATGGTCGCGATGCGTTGGTTGGAGTGGCTTTATTTTTAACTCATTTGGCAAAACAAGATTTAGATGTAGCAAGTCTGCGTGCAAGCTATCCGCACTATTTTATGAGCAAAAATAAAATAGAACTAACACCAGAAATCAGCGTTGATGCTATTTTAGAAGAAATGCAAAAGCTTTATGCAAACGAAAAAATTACTACAATTGACGGAGTAAAAATTGATTTAGCTGACAGTTGGGTACATTTGCGAAAATCGAATACCGAACCGATTATTCGTATTTATACCGAAGCACCAACGCAACAGCAAGCCAATACGTTAGCTCAAACAATTTTAAATGAAATTCAAGAAATTGTAAAACGATAA
- a CDS encoding DEAD/DEAH box helicase: MNKFQELGLNELLLKAIQDLGFENPSEVQEKAIPLLLQQDTDIVALAQTGTGKTAAFGFPLIQKIDPENRSTQALILSPTRELCLQITNEIKQYSKYVKGLHTVAVYGGASITEQAKEVKRGAQIIVATPGRMQDMINRNYVNIKNIQICVLDEADEMLNMGFYDDITSILSDTPDEKNTWLFSATMPQEVARIAKEFMKRPQEITVGHKNQGSVNVSHEYYLVGARDRYPVLKRLADMNPDIFSVVFCRTKRDTQAVAEKLIEDGYNAAALHGDLSQAQRDGVMKAFRGRQIQMLVATDVAARGIDVDDITHVINYQLPDEIETYNHRSGRTGRAGKTGTSIVIVTKSEFKKIQMIERIIKTKFVQKPIPTGMEICEVQLIHLANKARSVEVDSEIDKYLPKIEELLGDLSKEELIKKMFSLEFNRFIEYYKKQNTIDSPKSREKGEATVNSDGSVRYFLNLGARDNFDWMSLKDFLRDTLDLGRDDLFKVDVKEGFSFFNTDASHSERVMEILNNMHHEGRQVNVEISTSGGGSSSRRDHNGRGGRSGGFRGERSGGFRSERSSSDRRSSGGERRTEGKFGRRREDDRPARNERRSVRGDRPRRSN; this comes from the coding sequence ATGAATAAATTCCAAGAATTAGGATTAAACGAATTGCTTTTAAAAGCAATTCAGGACTTAGGTTTTGAAAACCCTTCAGAGGTTCAGGAAAAAGCTATTCCCTTATTGTTGCAACAAGATACAGATATCGTTGCACTGGCGCAAACGGGTACTGGGAAAACAGCTGCTTTCGGGTTTCCTCTGATTCAAAAAATTGATCCGGAGAACAGAAGCACACAGGCATTAATCCTATCGCCTACCAGAGAATTGTGTTTACAAATTACCAACGAAATCAAGCAATATTCAAAATATGTAAAGGGCTTACATACAGTTGCGGTTTATGGCGGTGCCAGCATTACAGAGCAGGCAAAAGAAGTGAAACGTGGTGCACAAATTATTGTGGCAACACCCGGTCGTATGCAGGATATGATTAACAGAAACTATGTTAACATTAAAAACATACAAATCTGTGTATTAGACGAAGCTGATGAAATGTTGAACATGGGATTCTATGACGATATTACATCAATATTATCTGATACACCAGACGAAAAAAACACATGGCTTTTCTCTGCAACTATGCCACAGGAAGTTGCACGAATTGCTAAAGAATTTATGAAACGTCCGCAAGAAATTACGGTGGGACATAAAAATCAAGGATCGGTAAACGTATCGCACGAATATTATTTGGTTGGTGCACGTGATCGTTACCCGGTTTTAAAGCGTTTAGCAGATATGAACCCCGATATTTTCTCGGTTGTTTTCTGTAGAACAAAACGCGATACACAAGCAGTTGCCGAAAAGTTAATTGAAGACGGATACAACGCAGCAGCTTTACACGGTGATTTATCGCAAGCACAACGCGATGGTGTAATGAAGGCATTCCGTGGTCGCCAAATTCAAATGCTGGTAGCTACCGATGTTGCCGCCCGTGGTATTGATGTTGACGATATTACACATGTGATTAACTATCAGTTACCCGATGAAATTGAAACCTACAACCACCGTTCAGGTCGTACCGGGCGTGCAGGTAAAACAGGTACATCAATCGTTATTGTAACAAAATCTGAGTTCAAAAAAATTCAGATGATTGAACGTATCATTAAAACAAAATTTGTTCAAAAACCAATTCCAACCGGAATGGAAATTTGCGAAGTGCAGTTAATTCACTTAGCAAACAAAGCAAGATCTGTTGAGGTTGATTCAGAAATTGATAAATACTTGCCAAAAATCGAAGAATTATTAGGCGATTTATCAAAAGAAGAATTAATCAAAAAAATGTTTTCGTTAGAATTCAATCGTTTTATTGAATATTACAAAAAGCAAAATACAATCGATTCTCCAAAATCCCGCGAAAAAGGCGAAGCTACTGTAAATTCTGATGGTTCGGTTCGTTATTTCTTAAATTTAGGTGCTCGTGACAATTTCGATTGGATGAGTCTGAAAGATTTCTTACGTGATACGTTAGATTTAGGCAGAGATGATTTATTTAAAGTTGATGTAAAAGAAGGATTTTCGTTCTTTAATACCGATGCTTCACACAGCGAACGTGTTATGGAAATATTGAACAATATGCACCACGAAGGGCGTCAGGTAAATGTTGAAATTTCTACCAGCGGTGGTGGTTCATCTTCAAGAAGAGATCACAATGGCAGAGGAGGCAGAAGCGGCGGCTTCCGTGGTGAAAGAAGTGGTGGTTTCCGCAGCGAACGCTCTTCATCAGATAGAAGATCATCAGGTGGCGAACGAAGAACAGAAGGTAAATTTGGACGTCGCAGAGAAGACGATCGCCCAGCAAGAAATGAACGCAGATCGGTTCGTGGAGATCGTCCACGAAGATCCAACTAA
- the recG gene encoding ATP-dependent DNA helicase RecG translates to MQQNILDTPIEYLKGVGPQRAAVLKKELQIFTYKDLINFYPYKYLDRTKYYKINELTANLNSEIQLVGKIIRLKTVEQKRGSRLVAIFTDGTAEMELIWFQGYKWIKENLQLNTPYVIFGKINHFNGLFSMPHPEMETVEEHKKNLQSALQPVYPSNEKLNQKNISNRSITKMMQQVFIETHHLFKEVFPENLINELRLLPKNESFFNIHFPKSTELLNRAQFRLKFEELFFIQLQLLSKNLVRKQKIKGFAFNNVGDYFNVFYHDHLPFPLTNAQKRVLKEIRIDMAHEAQMNRLLQGDVGAGKTIVGFMSMLLALDNGFQACLMAPTEILANQHFAGIKELADKINVNVALLTGSTKTKERNQIHENLENGTIHILIGTHALLEDKVQFKNLGLSIIDEQHRFGVEQRSKMWKKNSLPPHVLVMTATPIPRTLAMSLYGDLDVSVIDELPPGRKPIKTLHFFESKRLQVWHFIKEEIAKGRQIYIVYPLIQESEKLDYKNLMEGYEAISRDFPFPEYRISIVHGQMHAKDKDAEMDRFVKGETHIMIATTVIEVGVNVPNASVMIIESAERFGLSQLHQLRGRVGRGAEQSFCVLMTGEKLSADTKVRMDAMCRTNDGFEISEIDLKLRGPGDIMGTQQSGVLNLQIADLVKDQDILKLARTKAIELLKEDINLEKPEHQALKFVFEMLARKNNIWNYIS, encoded by the coding sequence ATGCAACAAAATATTTTAGATACACCTATTGAATACCTTAAAGGCGTTGGACCGCAAAGGGCTGCTGTACTAAAAAAAGAATTGCAGATTTTTACTTATAAAGATTTAATAAACTTTTATCCGTACAAATATTTAGATCGAACCAAGTATTATAAAATCAATGAATTAACCGCCAATTTAAATTCAGAAATACAGCTTGTTGGTAAAATTATTCGGTTAAAAACGGTGGAGCAAAAACGTGGCAGCCGATTGGTTGCTATTTTTACTGATGGAACTGCCGAAATGGAACTGATCTGGTTTCAGGGATACAAATGGATTAAAGAAAATTTACAGTTAAATACCCCGTATGTGATTTTTGGAAAGATCAATCATTTTAACGGATTGTTTTCTATGCCGCATCCCGAAATGGAAACGGTTGAAGAACATAAAAAGAATTTGCAGTCTGCGTTGCAACCGGTATATCCATCGAACGAGAAATTAAATCAGAAAAACATTTCCAACCGAAGCATTACCAAAATGATGCAGCAGGTTTTCATTGAAACACATCATTTATTTAAAGAAGTTTTTCCTGAAAATTTAATCAACGAATTGCGATTGCTACCTAAAAACGAATCGTTTTTTAACATCCATTTTCCTAAAAGTACCGAATTGTTAAACAGAGCACAATTTCGATTAAAATTCGAAGAACTGTTTTTCATCCAACTGCAACTACTCTCTAAAAATTTGGTTCGTAAACAAAAAATAAAAGGATTTGCTTTTAATAATGTTGGCGATTATTTCAATGTTTTTTATCACGATCATTTACCATTTCCGCTGACAAATGCCCAAAAACGAGTGTTAAAAGAAATTAGAATTGATATGGCGCACGAAGCTCAAATGAATCGTTTATTACAAGGCGATGTTGGTGCGGGCAAAACTATTGTGGGTTTTATGAGTATGTTGTTGGCTTTAGACAACGGTTTTCAGGCGTGTTTAATGGCTCCGACCGAAATTTTGGCGAATCAGCATTTTGCAGGCATTAAAGAATTGGCAGATAAAATTAATGTGAATGTAGCGTTGCTAACAGGATCGACCAAAACAAAAGAGCGTAACCAAATTCACGAAAATTTAGAAAACGGAACCATTCATATATTAATAGGAACACACGCGTTGTTAGAAGATAAAGTGCAGTTTAAAAATTTAGGTTTGTCTATTATCGATGAACAGCATCGTTTTGGAGTAGAACAGCGATCAAAAATGTGGAAAAAAAATTCGTTACCACCGCACGTTTTGGTAATGACGGCAACACCTATTCCGCGTACCTTGGCTATGAGTTTGTATGGCGATTTAGATGTTTCGGTTATTGATGAATTGCCACCTGGACGAAAACCGATAAAAACACTTCATTTTTTTGAAAGTAAACGTTTGCAGGTTTGGCATTTTATTAAGGAAGAAATTGCAAAAGGGCGGCAAATCTATATTGTGTACCCATTGATTCAGGAAAGTGAAAAGTTAGATTACAAGAATTTAATGGAAGGATACGAAGCTATTTCGCGCGATTTTCCTTTTCCCGAATATAGAATAAGTATTGTTCACGGACAAATGCACGCGAAAGATAAAGATGCCGAAATGGATCGATTTGTAAAAGGTGAAACCCATATAATGATTGCCACAACGGTAATTGAAGTCGGCGTGAATGTACCAAACGCATCGGTAATGATTATAGAAAGTGCCGAACGTTTTGGGTTGAGCCAGTTACATCAGTTACGAGGTCGAGTTGGTCGTGGTGCCGAACAAAGTTTCTGCGTTTTAATGACCGGAGAAAAGTTAAGTGCCGATACAAAAGTAAGAATGGATGCTATGTGCCGAACAAACGATGGTTTTGAAATATCCGAAATTGATTTGAAACTCCGTGGTCCGGGTGATATCATGGGAACACAGCAAAGCGGTGTGTTAAATTTGCAAATTGCCGATTTGGTTAAAGATCAAGACATATTAAAGTTGGCACGCACAAAAGCAATCGAATTATTAAAAGAAGACATTAATTTAGAGAAACCAGAACATCAGGCATTAAAATTTGTGTTTGAAATGCTGGCAAGAAAAAATAACATTTGGAATTATATAAGTTAA
- a CDS encoding non-canonical purine NTP diphosphatase — MKIIFASNNKNKVQEIQNQVPKSIQIVTLEEIGCNEDIAETGTTLEENAIIKANYVTQKYGLPCFADDTGLEIDALNGEPGVYSARYAGEDKNADKNMDLVLQKLGTSTNRKAQFKTVIALNINNEQHLFTGVVEGEIRNEKTGTNGFGYDPIFEPENLGKTFAEMTLEEKNKLSHRGRAVEQLIEFLINLF, encoded by the coding sequence ATGAAAATCATATTTGCATCAAACAATAAAAATAAGGTACAAGAAATTCAAAATCAAGTACCAAAATCTATTCAAATTGTAACTTTAGAAGAAATTGGCTGTAACGAAGATATTGCCGAAACGGGTACAACGTTAGAAGAAAACGCCATCATTAAAGCAAATTACGTTACCCAAAAATATGGTTTACCTTGTTTTGCAGATGATACCGGTTTAGAAATTGACGCTTTAAATGGCGAACCGGGCGTTTATTCGGCCAGATATGCTGGCGAAGATAAAAATGCCGACAAAAATATGGATTTGGTATTGCAGAAATTAGGAACTTCAACCAACCGAAAAGCACAATTTAAAACCGTGATTGCCTTAAATATTAATAACGAACAACATTTGTTTACCGGAGTTGTTGAAGGCGAAATTAGAAATGAAAAAACAGGAACCAACGGTTTTGGTTACGATCCTATTTTTGAACCTGAAAACCTGGGAAAAACCTTTGCCGAAATGACATTAGAAGAAAAAAATAAATTAAGCCACCGCGGCAGAGCCGTTGAACAATTGATTGAGTTTCTAATTAATTTATTCTAA
- a CDS encoding DUF1573 domain-containing protein, producing the protein MKKFLGIVALTLVGAASYAQTGPKIEFKAENNTIDYGTVVKGVDSGVRSFEFTNTGDEPLVITNVRSSCGCTIPSKPAAPIMPGKSDKIEVKYNMGLGPISKTITVESNAKNIQNGTVQLYIKGKVVES; encoded by the coding sequence TGACATTAGTTGGAGCTGCTTCATACGCACAAACTGGTCCAAAAATTGAGTTTAAAGCTGAAAACAATACCATTGATTATGGTACTGTTGTAAAAGGTGTTGACAGTGGTGTTAGATCTTTTGAATTTACAAACACTGGTGATGAACCTTTGGTAATTACTAACGTACGTTCGTCTTGTGGTTGTACAATTCCATCTAAACCAGCTGCTCCTATTATGCCTGGAAAATCAGACAAAATTGAAGTAAAATACAATATGGGGTTAGGTCCTATTTCAAAAACAATTACCGTTGAAAGTAACGCAAAAAATATCCAAAATGGTACTGTTCAGCTTTACATTAAAGGAAAAGTTGTAGAAAGCTAA
- a CDS encoding peptide-N-glycosidase F-related protein, producing the protein MKKILFLCGLVFTMLSCGDDNSAPKENQPIITTIKTFDNVKVAFGENLSQSAEGTFTFPTNLENIKTIKMYIKDICPNKECDEWDRYANLYAKDKTTGEWYELGRFINPYWVGNEKLERGYEIDVTDFKSILSGSTELKIYTETWNAKGRKYSVEFDFEQGTPDYKYSAIVPIFQYNKSSIDGVPYGKNYDTNKFDLIKTVNIPTGAEVAYFRTIISGWGHALPGTCAEWCVKTHSININGTKTFNHKLEGLDCDKNPVNNQAPGNWKPDRAGWCPGMVVPARFDNIQKSIFGSNFEFEYALEDWTDNGSNKDGAYYAISTFVVVKSNSPISKAAVMN; encoded by the coding sequence ATGAAGAAAATCTTATTTTTATGTGGATTGGTTTTTACTATGTTGTCTTGTGGCGATGATAATTCCGCACCTAAAGAAAACCAACCAATTATTACTACTATAAAAACGTTTGACAATGTGAAAGTTGCTTTTGGAGAAAATTTATCGCAAAGTGCCGAAGGAACTTTTACTTTTCCTACGAATTTAGAAAATATCAAGACCATTAAAATGTACATTAAAGACATTTGTCCGAACAAAGAATGTGATGAATGGGACAGATATGCCAATTTATATGCTAAAGACAAAACAACCGGCGAATGGTATGAATTAGGAAGATTCATTAATCCGTATTGGGTTGGAAACGAAAAATTAGAAAGAGGTTACGAAATTGATGTAACCGATTTTAAATCGATTTTAAGCGGATCTACCGAATTAAAAATCTACACCGAAACCTGGAACGCTAAAGGACGAAAATACAGCGTTGAATTTGATTTTGAGCAAGGAACACCCGATTATAAATATTCGGCAATTGTACCTATTTTTCAATACAATAAATCGTCAATAGATGGTGTACCTTACGGTAAAAATTACGACACCAATAAATTTGATTTAATAAAAACGGTAAATATACCAACAGGTGCAGAAGTAGCTTACTTTAGAACCATTATTTCTGGTTGGGGACACGCTTTACCGGGAACTTGTGCCGAATGGTGCGTAAAAACACACAGTATAAATATTAATGGCACTAAAACGTTTAATCATAAATTAGAAGGGCTTGATTGTGATAAAAATCCGGTAAATAACCAAGCACCAGGCAACTGGAAACCCGATCGTGCCGGTTGGTGTCCCGGAATGGTTGTTCCTGCACGTTTTGATAATATTCAAAAAAGTATATTTGGATCGAACTTTGAATTTGAATATGCTCTGGAAGACTGGACAGATAACGGAAGCAATAAAGACGGTGCTTATTATGCCATTTCAACCTTTGTAGTTGTTAAAAGCAATTCGCCGATTTCAAAAGCAGCTGTGATGAATTGA
- a CDS encoding DUF2490 domain-containing protein: MKKHFIRLLFLCFVNTNYAQISSPGLGKANTASWFAVGFEQQLDTIKNKNWKSMTYVGVGRKSNPDNNNPFYKPAIFVINQEFYHQFHNNWQYSFALSYRKQNEYSDSFPYEEIYPKSTQEIRLYGRFSYIFKTDRLKLTPTFRQEFRRFFTPDFTNAEDIFQLRSRFRLQLSINLDANKHHKLTFNSEQLFSISKETAQWSDFNYRESRFSLFYSYSPVKMPVTFSLGYMKNIVGTKNTYNVDYFAFDMVFKNLL, translated from the coding sequence TTGAAAAAACATTTTATACGCCTTTTATTTCTTTGTTTTGTAAACACAAATTACGCACAGATAAGTTCGCCGGGACTAGGAAAAGCAAATACTGCCAGTTGGTTTGCCGTTGGATTTGAACAACAATTAGATACCATAAAAAATAAAAATTGGAAATCGATGACTTATGTGGGTGTGGGCAGAAAAAGTAACCCTGATAACAACAATCCTTTTTATAAACCGGCAATTTTTGTTATTAATCAAGAGTTTTATCATCAGTTTCATAACAATTGGCAATATTCTTTTGCATTGAGTTATCGGAAACAAAACGAATATTCGGATTCTTTTCCGTATGAAGAAATATATCCAAAATCAACCCAAGAAATTCGGCTTTACGGTAGATTTTCGTATATTTTTAAAACCGATCGATTAAAGCTTACACCAACATTTCGGCAAGAATTTAGAAGGTTCTTTACGCCTGATTTTACAAATGCAGAAGACATTTTTCAATTACGTTCGCGGTTTCGTTTGCAATTATCCATAAATTTAGACGCAAACAAACATCATAAATTAACATTCAATTCAGAACAACTATTCTCAATAAGCAAAGAAACTGCTCAATGGTCTGATTTTAATTATCGTGAAAGTCGTTTTTCTTTGTTTTACTCTTATTCACCTGTGAAAATGCCCGTTACTTTTAGTTTGGGATATATGAAAAATATTGTGGGCACAAAAAACACTTACAATGTTGATTATTTTGCGTTTGATATGGTTTTTAAAAATTTGTTGTAA